A genomic stretch from Deltaproteobacteria bacterium includes:
- a CDS encoding peptidoglycan DD-metalloendopeptidase family protein, with the protein MRAPFPIAAYCVFLMSFSAIAGASEEGSGIAKKLRENREVINESEAEKRRLLGSLYAINQRMKKISSRKGKLTDELLQSQDAVATVAVAIKTLEDQIARQRSSLKIRLRALYKISGESYFGAVFSTSNAFEFDSTLRNLKIISDRDFHLIRAYRSNLTLLGQQRKKLRGQVEKLLLVEKRIQKQEGLLAQEHQAKSMLANRIDGETRKRISEIRRLRQTVNVSDVEIAQLLKPSIYEKKGTLLAPVGSGQIAREFGLHVDEKHQFKISHKGWLIDVGIDTPVVSTDDGTVVFQGALTGYGNALIVDHDDHYYSIYAGLAKVETETGARVLRGQKLAASSGQLYFEFRHFSEPENPAHWISRQSAIQTGQMSKNLERKLAAQSEDAQQGDAKW; encoded by the coding sequence GTGAGAGCTCCATTTCCAATCGCTGCATACTGCGTTTTTTTGATGTCATTTTCAGCAATTGCTGGAGCTTCGGAAGAGGGCTCTGGAATCGCGAAAAAGCTTCGAGAGAACCGAGAAGTGATCAATGAATCAGAAGCCGAAAAGCGCCGACTGCTTGGATCTTTGTACGCAATCAATCAGAGGATGAAGAAAATCTCGTCGCGAAAGGGTAAGTTAACGGACGAACTGTTGCAAAGTCAGGACGCTGTTGCAACGGTTGCCGTGGCCATCAAAACGCTGGAAGACCAAATCGCTAGGCAGCGGAGTAGTTTAAAAATTCGTCTGCGAGCACTCTACAAAATTTCGGGTGAATCTTATTTTGGCGCCGTTTTTTCTACTTCGAACGCATTTGAATTTGATTCCACATTAAGAAATCTTAAAATAATTTCCGATCGTGATTTCCATTTGATTCGAGCTTATCGTTCGAACCTTACTTTGTTGGGTCAGCAGCGCAAGAAGCTGCGTGGTCAAGTCGAAAAACTTCTTTTGGTTGAAAAACGAATTCAAAAACAAGAAGGCTTGCTGGCGCAAGAGCATCAAGCGAAGTCGATGCTTGCAAACAGAATCGACGGTGAAACCAGAAAGCGCATTTCCGAAATTCGCCGATTGCGACAAACCGTCAACGTCAGTGATGTTGAAATTGCGCAGCTGCTGAAGCCATCTATCTATGAGAAAAAAGGAACACTCCTTGCCCCGGTCGGATCAGGGCAGATCGCAAGAGAATTTGGTCTACACGTAGATGAAAAGCATCAGTTTAAGATCAGCCACAAAGGTTGGTTAATAGATGTTGGAATTGACACCCCGGTTGTGTCGACGGACGACGGCACTGTGGTTTTTCAAGGCGCTTTAACGGGCTATGGAAACGCCCTTATTGTTGATCATGATGATCATTATTATTCCATCTACGCCGGACTGGCTAAAGTCGAGACCGAAACTGGCGCCCGAGTTCTCCGAGGACAAAAACTGGCCGCCTCCAGCGGTCAACTCTATTTTGAGTTTCGCCATTTTTCTGAACCTGAAAATCCGGCACATTGGATTTCTCGTCAGAGTGCTATCCAAACTGGACAAATGAGTAAAAATTTAGAACGTAAGCTCGCAGCTCAGTCAGAAGATGCGCAACAGGGAGATGCTAAATGGTAA
- a CDS encoding ABC transporter permease, translated as MAFARSLDAIARSWRQHIGMQIATLAVLTATFAVVLFMVTLTQNFKRVLAVWGENVQISVYLEDGLSEAAIQNLKSEFGARREVASVEYLSKEKAADLFRDQMASYAPDLMSDSEFSTPFPASINLKLKGDSTNETNVAKLEAIAAEILKHEGVEDVSYGQSWVRNYASFVKVIQNAGLAIGVILLLGSLFIIGNSIRALLSGRRDEIEILELIGATADFIRKPYVVEGAMLSTIAIVMALTLNGAIFSWQMSIMKKSLAFARIAQEFRYFTAVEALTIAVLAAALGALGAFITVRSMNDGWSAARKSALTGVAAKGVTG; from the coding sequence ATGGCTTTCGCAAGATCTCTAGACGCTATCGCAAGATCGTGGCGGCAGCATATTGGAATGCAAATTGCGACTCTAGCCGTATTGACAGCGACTTTCGCCGTCGTTCTGTTCATGGTCACTCTTACTCAGAATTTTAAAAGAGTACTGGCTGTCTGGGGTGAGAACGTACAGATTTCAGTCTACCTCGAGGACGGACTTAGTGAGGCTGCTATCCAAAATTTGAAATCTGAATTCGGGGCTCGGCGGGAGGTGGCTTCCGTCGAGTACTTGTCGAAAGAAAAAGCTGCGGATCTTTTCCGCGATCAAATGGCGAGCTACGCACCAGACCTCATGTCAGATTCTGAATTCTCGACCCCGTTCCCTGCGAGCATCAACTTAAAGTTAAAAGGCGATTCGACCAACGAAACGAATGTCGCGAAACTGGAAGCCATTGCCGCAGAGATTCTGAAGCACGAAGGTGTAGAGGACGTGAGCTATGGCCAAAGCTGGGTCCGAAACTATGCGTCCTTTGTTAAAGTGATACAAAATGCTGGCCTCGCGATCGGCGTGATTCTTTTGCTTGGATCGCTGTTTATTATTGGGAATTCAATTCGCGCGCTCCTTTCCGGCCGACGCGATGAAATCGAAATCCTTGAATTGATAGGCGCGACCGCCGACTTCATTAGAAAGCCTTATGTCGTCGAAGGTGCGATGCTGTCCACGATCGCGATTGTCATGGCGCTGACGTTGAACGGTGCTATTTTTAGTTGGCAGATGTCGATTATGAAAAAGAGCTTGGCGTTCGCACGTATCGCGCAAGAATTTCGCTATTTTACCGCTGTCGAAGCATTGACGATTGCCGTTCTCGCGGCTGCGCTTGGCGCCCTCGGCGCATTCATCACGGTGCGCTCGATGAACGATGGGTGGTCCGCCGCCCGAAAATCCGCCTTAACCGGAGTCGCGGCCAAGGGAGTGACTGGGTGA
- the ftsE gene encoding cell division ATP-binding protein FtsE: MISFSHVYKTYRGSDSRECHALRDVSLEIGKGEFVFLTGPSGAGKTTLFRLLSAFDKPSSGVANILGYNLSSLRAVDLPAFRRRIGVVFQDFRLLRDRSAFDNVALPLEVMGEKSSLIQRRVMECLDQMGLADRRDELPDQLSGGEQQRIAIARALVHRPGLLIADEPTGNLDSGKAAEIMELFERANAQGTTLFVATHDQNLVQKHGKRVVAICAGQVISGAKSDSEKLWLSQDL; this comes from the coding sequence ATGATCTCATTTTCACATGTGTACAAAACGTATCGGGGTAGCGATTCGCGTGAGTGTCATGCGCTTCGTGATGTGTCCTTGGAAATCGGAAAAGGCGAGTTTGTTTTTTTGACGGGCCCAAGTGGCGCAGGGAAAACAACATTGTTTCGATTACTTTCGGCCTTCGATAAACCAAGTTCGGGTGTCGCGAACATTTTAGGTTACAATCTCTCTTCTCTTCGCGCTGTTGACTTGCCTGCTTTTCGTCGTCGAATTGGCGTAGTCTTTCAAGACTTCAGATTGTTGCGCGATCGTTCGGCCTTCGATAATGTCGCCCTCCCGTTGGAAGTCATGGGAGAAAAATCCTCGTTGATTCAGCGTCGTGTGATGGAATGTCTCGATCAAATGGGACTTGCGGATCGGCGAGATGAGCTTCCTGACCAACTCTCCGGCGGGGAGCAGCAGCGGATTGCGATTGCGCGAGCTCTGGTACACCGACCCGGACTTCTGATTGCGGATGAGCCGACCGGAAATTTGGATTCGGGAAAGGCTGCGGAAATCATGGAGCTCTTTGAGCGCGCCAATGCACAAGGAACGACACTCTTCGTCGCAACTCATGATCAGAATCTCGTACAAAAACACGGCAAGCGGGTGGTTGCGATTTGCGCTGGCCAGGTAATAAGCGGAGCAAAATCAGATTCGGAGAAGCTATGGCTTTCGCAAGATCTCTAG
- a CDS encoding NifU family protein, translating into MSSATDIILIRVQPTPNPNALKFVMNVPAKMHGKATFSRPSEAVGIRVAEDLFMIDGVRQLHFFENVITVTYSEDADVDTLQLEVKAVLQTRMPAHDPGFLMEEEKKHVDRSNLPPDIQRIETILDETVRMHLQGDGGDLEVIKYEGHKLEVRYQGACGTCPSSVGATLDAIQGILREQFDPELEVIPV; encoded by the coding sequence ATGAGCTCGGCAACAGACATTATTTTAATTCGAGTTCAACCAACGCCGAATCCCAACGCATTAAAGTTTGTGATGAATGTACCCGCAAAGATGCACGGTAAAGCGACCTTTTCGCGCCCCTCAGAGGCAGTGGGAATTCGAGTAGCGGAAGATTTGTTTATGATCGATGGGGTCCGGCAACTCCACTTCTTCGAAAATGTCATCACTGTGACTTATTCGGAAGATGCTGATGTCGACACTCTTCAGCTTGAAGTGAAGGCAGTGCTGCAAACAAGAATGCCCGCACATGATCCTGGTTTTTTGATGGAAGAAGAGAAAAAACATGTAGATCGGTCCAACTTGCCGCCAGATATTCAGCGTATCGAGACAATATTAGACGAGACCGTTCGTATGCATCTTCAGGGCGATGGTGGAGATTTGGAAGTGATCAAATATGAAGGCCACAAACTGGAAGTTCGTTATCAAGGTGCTTGCGGTACGTGTCCAAGTTCCGTCGGTGCTACGTTGGACGCGATTCAGGGAATTTTACGGGAACAGTTCGATCCTGAACTGGAAGTCATCCCGGTTTAG
- a CDS encoding SufS family cysteine desulfurase, with protein sequence MSFDVQSVRNDVPQLSIKVRGNNLVYLDNGATTLKPRAVIDRVAKYYQNENSNVHRGAHWLAETGTVFYEEARNVVAGFLNAASSAEIVFTRGTTESINLVAQTMAALGSDSGPSMSRGLQPGDQVIVSEMEHHSNIVPWQLACQRSGARLVPVRIDDRGEIDLTHLKTLLKSKTAVVAVTGCSNVLATVVDIPSIVKLSKEAGAAVVVDAAQSITAGPLDVQKWGADFVAFSGHKLFSPFGIGVLWAKKDWLEILPPYQGGGSMIHTVSFDASTWADVPQKFEAGTPNVGGALGLAEAIRWIEQIDSQAAFSHAKELAESVRRELSEISGITVYGNASHRTSIVSFNLDGVHASDLGTILDQQGIAIRAGHHCCQPLMRRLGCLATGRASFSIYNTRQEATAFIEAVKKAKEILT encoded by the coding sequence ATGTCTTTCGATGTGCAGTCCGTTCGAAACGACGTTCCTCAGTTGTCGATCAAGGTGCGCGGCAACAATCTTGTTTATCTTGATAATGGCGCAACGACACTGAAGCCAAGGGCTGTTATCGACCGAGTTGCTAAATATTATCAGAATGAAAATTCAAATGTTCATCGAGGTGCACACTGGCTAGCGGAAACTGGGACAGTCTTCTATGAGGAGGCTCGCAACGTAGTCGCCGGTTTTTTGAATGCGGCGAGCTCCGCGGAAATCGTGTTTACGCGCGGTACGACGGAATCTATCAACCTAGTCGCGCAAACCATGGCAGCACTTGGTTCTGACTCCGGCCCTTCAATGTCTCGGGGGCTTCAGCCTGGTGATCAAGTCATAGTAAGTGAAATGGAGCACCACTCGAATATCGTTCCGTGGCAACTTGCCTGTCAGAGATCAGGTGCGCGGTTAGTTCCAGTGCGAATCGACGACCGAGGCGAAATCGATCTTACACATTTGAAGACACTTTTGAAATCCAAGACGGCTGTTGTTGCGGTGACCGGGTGCTCGAACGTTTTAGCGACTGTCGTCGATATTCCTTCGATAGTTAAGCTGTCAAAGGAGGCAGGCGCCGCTGTTGTTGTGGACGCCGCCCAATCGATCACCGCTGGCCCACTGGATGTTCAAAAATGGGGAGCAGACTTTGTTGCTTTTTCCGGACATAAGCTTTTTTCACCATTCGGAATTGGCGTTCTTTGGGCGAAAAAAGATTGGCTAGAAATTCTGCCTCCGTATCAGGGCGGTGGAAGTATGATTCACACGGTGAGTTTCGACGCCTCTACATGGGCAGATGTTCCGCAAAAGTTTGAAGCGGGCACACCAAATGTGGGCGGCGCGCTTGGACTAGCTGAGGCTATTCGATGGATTGAACAAATCGACTCTCAAGCAGCTTTTTCGCATGCAAAGGAATTAGCGGAAAGTGTACGACGTGAACTGTCGGAGATTTCAGGAATTACTGTTTACGGAAACGCAAGCCACCGCACGTCCATTGTCTCGTTCAATCTCGATGGTGTTCACGCGAGCGACTTGGGAACGATTTTGGATCAACAAGGGATCGCGATTCGTGCGGGACATCATTGCTGCCAACCCTTGATGCGGCGCTTGGGCTGCTTGGCCACTGGGCGGGCCTCATTTTCCATATACAATACTAGGCAGGAAGCGACGGCGTTTATTGAGGCCGTAAAAAAGGCAAAGGAGATTCTGACATGA
- the sufD gene encoding Fe-S cluster assembly protein SufD produces the protein MTGSLIEQSALPHADSAQWQSLLKAFAVAGSSNAANAVPGAPDWWRSQAAAKARQISQSGLPTTRLEDWKYTNLVQLHARDRKIALGPVDVRGPDGLQVLTLSQMERVASVDLNLISRVRKSLSKETGGFTGRLCRALVADPFVICVPEGLKSAEPIEITWKALPDGFWSMGAVVIDVGARSSVSIVERYGREVDAQSLLTLVNVGAGARVTHLRSQQGPGKADVGVVTAAAHIDVFEGANYHGLQVSSGSCLSREDLEVELLYAGAKATVDGVYIGKGKQVLDHHTSLCHRVGETLSEQLYKGILCDESRGVFNGRIAIAKNARGSNSSQMNRNLLLSKKVEIDTKPQLEIDNDDVKAAHGAAIGRLDAEHIFYLQSRGIGKAQAIEILACGFAFDVLDRIEDLAETHKLRELAKVCISDSLVGLTWGDA, from the coding sequence ATGACTGGCTCCTTGATTGAGCAATCGGCGCTCCCTCATGCTGATTCTGCGCAATGGCAGTCTTTGTTAAAGGCATTTGCAGTCGCTGGATCTTCAAATGCTGCAAATGCGGTTCCCGGCGCACCGGACTGGTGGCGGAGTCAGGCTGCGGCCAAAGCTCGGCAAATTTCCCAGTCCGGATTACCGACAACAAGATTAGAAGATTGGAAGTACACCAATCTGGTGCAGCTGCATGCCCGCGATCGAAAAATTGCCCTTGGTCCCGTTGATGTGCGGGGACCAGACGGACTTCAAGTATTGACTTTGTCACAAATGGAGCGAGTGGCGTCTGTAGATTTAAACTTGATCAGTCGCGTTCGAAAATCCCTTAGTAAAGAAACCGGTGGATTTACCGGCCGATTGTGTCGCGCTCTCGTTGCCGACCCGTTTGTGATCTGTGTTCCAGAGGGCTTGAAATCGGCTGAACCAATTGAAATTACCTGGAAAGCACTCCCGGACGGCTTTTGGTCAATGGGCGCAGTGGTCATCGATGTCGGTGCTCGGTCGTCCGTATCGATTGTCGAACGGTACGGTCGCGAAGTGGATGCTCAGTCGCTGCTGACTCTCGTCAATGTAGGGGCTGGCGCGCGTGTCACTCACCTTCGGTCGCAACAGGGCCCAGGAAAAGCGGACGTTGGTGTTGTGACCGCAGCGGCGCACATCGACGTTTTCGAAGGTGCGAACTATCACGGTCTTCAAGTATCCTCGGGATCCTGTCTTTCGCGAGAAGACCTAGAAGTAGAGTTGTTGTACGCAGGCGCCAAGGCTACGGTCGACGGAGTTTATATTGGCAAGGGCAAACAGGTTTTGGATCATCATACCAGCCTTTGCCACCGAGTTGGCGAGACGCTAAGCGAACAGTTGTACAAAGGCATTCTCTGTGACGAATCGCGTGGGGTTTTTAACGGAAGAATTGCTATTGCGAAAAATGCAAGAGGCTCGAATTCTTCGCAAATGAACCGCAATCTCTTGTTGTCCAAAAAAGTTGAAATCGACACGAAGCCGCAGCTTGAAATTGATAACGATGACGTCAAGGCCGCGCACGGAGCGGCCATTGGACGCCTGGACGCAGAACACATTTTCTATCTTCAGTCTCGCGGAATTGGAAAAGCGCAAGCCATCGAAATTTTGGCCTGCGGATTCGCGTTCGATGTGCTCGACCGAATTGAAGACTTAGCAGAGACGCACAAGCTCCGTGAATTAGCAAAGGTTTGTATTTCCGACTCCCTTGTTGGCTTGACTTGGGGGGACGCTTAA
- the sufC gene encoding Fe-S cluster assembly ATPase SufC, with protein MALLEIKNLHASVADKPVLKGLNLTINPGEVHAIMGPNGSGKSTLSKVIAGHPDYTVTAGEVKYDINFQMRNLLELDPDVRAKEGVFMAFQYPVEVPGVTNEIFLRTSFNAICKHQGVEEMNEAAFGKFLKSKMELVEMNPKFLERGVNVGFSGGEKKRNEILQMAVLSPRISFLDETDSGLDIDALRIVAGGVTKLRTKENAVVLVTHYQRLLDYIVPDFVHVLADGKIIESGDKTLALKLEEKGYDWLLD; from the coding sequence ATGGCTTTATTAGAAATCAAGAATCTTCACGCTTCAGTAGCGGACAAGCCGGTCTTAAAGGGATTAAATCTGACAATTAACCCCGGGGAAGTGCACGCCATCATGGGGCCGAATGGATCCGGCAAGTCGACGCTTTCAAAAGTTATCGCCGGACACCCTGATTACACGGTCACCGCTGGTGAAGTGAAGTACGACATCAACTTTCAGATGCGCAATCTCTTGGAGCTCGATCCAGATGTTCGAGCCAAAGAGGGAGTCTTTATGGCGTTTCAATATCCCGTTGAGGTGCCAGGCGTTACAAATGAGATTTTTTTAAGAACTTCGTTCAATGCCATTTGTAAACACCAAGGTGTTGAGGAAATGAACGAGGCTGCTTTTGGAAAATTTCTGAAGTCTAAAATGGAATTGGTCGAAATGAATCCTAAGTTTCTTGAGCGTGGGGTCAATGTTGGCTTCTCCGGTGGCGAAAAAAAGAGAAATGAAATTCTCCAAATGGCCGTCCTTTCGCCGCGCATTTCGTTTCTCGATGAAACCGATTCTGGACTGGACATCGACGCACTTCGAATTGTTGCTGGCGGTGTGACGAAGCTTCGTACGAAGGAAAACGCGGTCGTTCTGGTCACCCACTACCAAAGGCTTTTGGATTACATTGTACCTGATTTTGTTCATGTGTTGGCCGATGGAAAAATTATTGAATCGGGCGACAAAACACTCGCACTGAAGTTAGAGGAAAAGGGATATGACTGGCTCCTTGATTGA
- the sufB gene encoding Fe-S cluster assembly protein SufB, which yields MTQKFPEADDYKYGFVTEIETDTVKKGLSEETVRTISAKKNEPEWLLEYRLKAYRLWLTMEEPQWADLRYPKIDYQDIVYFSAPKKAQEKKQSLDELDPELLKTFERLGIPLTEQKRISGVAVDAVFDSVSLGTTHQEELKRHGVVFCSISEAVHTHPELVKKYLGSVVPTSDNFFGALNAAVFTDGSFVYIPKGVRCPLDLSTYFRINASDTGQFERTLIVADEGSFVNYLEGCTAPQRDENQLHAAVVELIALDNAEIRYSTVQNWYTGDKEGRGGIYNFVTKRGKCQGKNSKISWTQIESGSAITWKYPSCILLGDGSQGAFYSVALTHDYMQADTGTKMIHIGKNTKSTILSKGISTGHSRNSYRGQVKIMPSAENARNYSQCDSMLVGQNSSANTYPYIEVKNKSATLEHEATTSRISEDQLFYLQSRGLDKEAAISMLVNGFCKDVFKQLPLEFSVEAVKLIEMKLENSVG from the coding sequence ATGACTCAGAAATTCCCAGAAGCAGATGATTACAAGTACGGCTTTGTGACCGAAATCGAAACCGACACCGTAAAAAAAGGGTTGTCGGAAGAAACTGTCAGAACTATTTCTGCCAAAAAGAACGAGCCGGAATGGTTGCTTGAGTATCGCCTGAAGGCCTATCGCCTGTGGCTGACGATGGAGGAGCCGCAGTGGGCGGATCTGCGGTACCCGAAAATCGACTATCAAGACATCGTCTATTTTTCTGCGCCGAAAAAAGCTCAAGAGAAAAAACAATCGCTGGATGAACTTGATCCAGAGCTGTTAAAAACTTTTGAACGTTTAGGCATACCGCTGACTGAACAGAAGCGAATTTCTGGGGTGGCAGTTGACGCAGTTTTCGACTCAGTATCACTGGGCACAACTCATCAAGAGGAGCTTAAACGTCACGGCGTGGTCTTTTGTTCCATTTCCGAGGCAGTGCACACTCATCCTGAATTAGTTAAGAAGTATCTTGGTTCCGTTGTGCCGACATCGGATAATTTTTTTGGTGCATTAAATGCGGCTGTGTTTACTGACGGTTCGTTTGTTTACATTCCCAAAGGTGTCCGCTGCCCACTAGATCTATCGACGTATTTCCGCATCAATGCATCCGACACCGGTCAATTTGAAAGAACGTTGATCGTGGCTGACGAGGGTTCGTTCGTGAACTACCTCGAGGGATGCACGGCGCCTCAGCGAGATGAAAATCAACTTCATGCGGCTGTCGTAGAGCTGATTGCACTAGATAATGCCGAGATCAGATATTCAACGGTACAAAATTGGTACACCGGCGACAAAGAGGGACGCGGCGGAATTTATAATTTCGTCACCAAGCGCGGAAAATGCCAGGGTAAGAACTCTAAAATTTCATGGACTCAGATTGAATCTGGTTCAGCGATCACCTGGAAATACCCCAGCTGCATACTTCTTGGTGACGGGTCGCAAGGTGCCTTTTACTCGGTCGCGCTAACCCATGACTACATGCAAGCCGACACCGGAACCAAGATGATCCACATCGGCAAAAACACAAAGAGCACGATTTTATCGAAGGGTATTTCGACGGGCCATTCGCGCAACAGTTATCGAGGGCAAGTCAAAATCATGCCGTCGGCCGAAAATGCTCGCAACTATTCTCAGTGTGATTCGATGTTGGTCGGGCAGAATAGTTCGGCTAACACCTATCCCTATATCGAAGTAAAAAACAAATCGGCGACTCTCGAACATGAGGCGACGACTTCGCGAATCAGCGAAGACCAGCTTTTTTATCTTCAATCGCGGGGATTGGATAAAGAAGCTGCGATTTCAATGTTGGTAAACGGATTCTGCAAAGACGTCTTCAAGCAACTGCCACTCGAGTTTTCTGTCGAAGCGGTAAAGTTGATCGAAATGAAATTAGAAAACTCGGTTGGGTGA
- a CDS encoding Rrf2 family transcriptional regulator has protein sequence MNRIHRKVEYALIALKHMRSKAPGERTTVKEIASQYGCPTDVTARVLQALAGKAILNSEQGAHGGYMIAKDLSRVSFYELLEMILGPMGVAKCLQESQEGACDLRETCNIVSPIQLLNRKLSDFYRSLSVAELIESGRGNKGRAVPSPAVEA, from the coding sequence ATGAACCGAATTCATCGAAAAGTCGAGTACGCATTAATCGCTCTGAAGCACATGCGCAGTAAAGCGCCGGGCGAACGCACGACCGTGAAGGAAATTGCGTCTCAATACGGTTGTCCGACCGACGTTACAGCGCGTGTTCTTCAAGCCTTGGCGGGCAAAGCTATTTTGAATTCAGAACAAGGCGCGCACGGTGGATATATGATCGCGAAAGATCTTAGCCGAGTTTCATTTTATGAACTTTTAGAAATGATTTTGGGCCCGATGGGAGTCGCAAAATGTCTTCAGGAATCACAGGAGGGTGCATGCGACCTTCGCGAGACCTGCAATATCGTATCTCCGATTCAATTGTTAAATCGCAAGCTCTCCGATTTCTATCGAAGCCTGTCGGTCGCGGAACTTATCGAAAGCGGTAGAGGGAACAAAGGGCGCGCCGTGCCATCGCCGGCGGTGGAGGCTTAG
- the tolQ gene encoding protein TolQ — MAAPKIAVKTGILDGVMGAGPVVQGLLLLMLSLSIVSWAIIITKRRQLKLMYEANETFVDAFWKAASLEDMAKKAKDYQNSNIAVVFLAAFQELQRIAEKSLGSKSADVGSDSSTRLTGIDNLERTIRKVSDSEIAKAEANLSFLATVGSTSPFIGLLGTVIGIMTSFQQIAASGSASLAVVAPGISEALFATAIGLFAALPAVAAYNYFVGQVKRIEMGVASFGSDFLNVAKRNFFRES, encoded by the coding sequence ATGGCAGCACCTAAAATCGCAGTCAAAACGGGAATTTTAGATGGAGTGATGGGCGCAGGACCTGTCGTTCAGGGGCTTCTTCTGTTGATGCTCAGCTTGAGCATCGTCTCATGGGCCATCATCATTACGAAAAGACGTCAGCTGAAACTGATGTACGAGGCCAACGAAACTTTTGTCGATGCATTTTGGAAAGCCGCTTCGCTTGAGGACATGGCCAAGAAAGCCAAAGACTATCAAAATTCCAATATTGCGGTCGTTTTCCTAGCAGCCTTTCAAGAACTACAACGAATCGCGGAAAAATCCCTCGGCTCAAAGTCAGCCGACGTCGGCTCTGATTCCTCAACCCGACTGACGGGAATCGACAATCTCGAGCGCACAATTCGCAAAGTGTCGGATTCAGAAATTGCCAAAGCGGAAGCCAACCTCAGTTTTCTTGCGACCGTAGGCAGCACATCTCCCTTTATCGGATTATTGGGAACCGTCATCGGCATCATGACATCGTTCCAGCAAATTGCTGCCAGTGGATCTGCGAGCCTTGCAGTGGTGGCACCTGGAATTTCCGAAGCACTCTTCGCTACTGCGATTGGGCTATTCGCCGCGCTTCCAGCGGTCGCGGCCTATAACTATTTTGTCGGACAAGTGAAGCGAATCGAAATGGGAGTCGCAAGCTTCGGTTCAGATTTTTTAAACGTGGCTAAACGTAACTTCTTCCGAGAGTCCTAG
- a CDS encoding biopolymer transporter ExbD, which produces MGMSSSGGGKSRVVMSEINVTPLVDVMLVLLIIFMVTAPMMQQGLEIELPETAASGVSTSEEPFVLVINRAKKITVGGQPIPIADLRKRLTAIFERRPNKQIYLQADKSVDYGFVAETMAEVRAAGITNIGLVTLPK; this is translated from the coding sequence ATGGGCATGTCAAGTTCAGGCGGCGGAAAAAGTCGAGTGGTCATGAGTGAGATCAATGTCACGCCCCTAGTGGATGTGATGCTCGTGCTGTTAATCATTTTCATGGTTACAGCACCGATGATGCAGCAGGGGTTGGAAATTGAACTACCGGAAACCGCTGCCTCTGGAGTTTCTACCTCCGAAGAACCTTTCGTACTGGTAATTAATCGGGCGAAGAAAATCACTGTCGGCGGGCAGCCCATTCCAATAGCGGATTTGCGAAAACGCCTTACTGCTATTTTTGAAAGACGTCCTAACAAGCAAATATATCTTCAGGCCGATAAGTCCGTGGACTATGGATTCGTCGCCGAAACCATGGCTGAAGTTCGGGCCGCCGGAATAACGAATATTGGATTGGTGACCTTACCGAAATGA
- a CDS encoding TonB family protein — protein MIANPGSENLNNEKLGFIKNDAFSFKPALIKSAAAHIVIALLLTIRAYIFPNEPLRIESAIRVDIVGLPEKSQSLPPPIENPPAEAAKTETVPETSKELPPIETAKPEAPKDPPVVLKPKKPDPKKQRKDQESALKRLQAMAKLDQQARVDAAQKALTAAKNAQAAVRGNQISKGNSLSGLTRLDHAKYLDELEARVKSQWRPPKFLASSKLRVRVVLLIDSSGSILKKSIVQSSGNNVFDESAIQAIEAAQPLKAPPETLQGLLSTQGVELDLEPSSFR, from the coding sequence ATGATCGCAAATCCTGGCTCAGAAAATCTGAACAATGAGAAGCTTGGCTTCATAAAAAATGATGCCTTCAGTTTTAAGCCAGCCCTGATTAAGTCGGCCGCTGCTCACATCGTCATCGCACTCTTGCTGACGATTCGTGCCTATATTTTTCCCAATGAACCTTTGCGAATCGAAAGCGCCATCCGCGTCGATATTGTAGGACTGCCAGAAAAGTCGCAATCACTTCCACCGCCTATTGAAAATCCGCCGGCCGAGGCTGCTAAGACCGAAACCGTACCAGAGACCTCCAAAGAACTTCCACCGATTGAAACTGCTAAGCCTGAAGCACCAAAAGATCCACCCGTGGTGTTAAAACCGAAAAAACCTGATCCAAAAAAGCAACGCAAAGACCAAGAGTCGGCACTCAAGCGCCTGCAAGCAATGGCGAAGTTGGACCAGCAAGCGCGAGTGGATGCGGCTCAAAAAGCGTTAACTGCGGCAAAAAATGCCCAAGCCGCCGTTCGCGGCAATCAGATTTCAAAAGGCAACTCCCTGTCTGGCCTCACGCGCCTGGATCACGCAAAATATCTCGATGAACTCGAGGCGCGCGTCAAATCGCAATGGCGCCCCCCTAAGTTTTTAGCTTCATCGAAACTGCGGGTGCGTGTTGTTCTTCTCATTGACTCGAGCGGATCGATTTTAAAGAAATCTATTGTTCAATCGTCTGGCAACAACGTTTTCGACGAGTCCGCGATTCAAGCAATTGAAGCCGCGCAGCCGTTGAAGGCGCCACCCGAAACTCTTCAAGGCCTGCTTTCCACGCAAGGTGTTGAACTCGACTTAGAGCCTAGCTCGTTCCGCTAA